The Nocardioides houyundeii genome includes the window GCGACCAAGCCGTCGTCGCCGCGATGATCGACCGCGTCGTGCACCACGCCGACGTCCTGACCCTGAAGGGCGCCAGCTACCGACTACGCAACCGCGGCATCGACACCCTGCCCAGCATCAGAACCCAAGACACGGCAGACTAGAACCCACAACCGGTGGCCTCGTTTTCCACCGTCGGATCGGCCCCAGATCCGAGCGTTGCCGACACGCGACCATCGACATGCCCACCAGAGGTCGACTGGCCCCTGCCACGGTTCGAGGAACCCATGGTGACCATTCATCAGCGTCCCTCAGTGCCTGCCGGGCGATCCTGGAGTGGGCATTGGGCGAGGAGATGTGACCGTCGGGAGTGCCAGGGCTCAGCGAGCGGGACCCGCGTGGGGCGACTGACCCGGATGGTGCGCTCCTGCACCTGCCGCAGTCTGATGGCAGAGCCTGCACGCGGCTATGACGGCGCGGATGAGCGACCTCCCGGAAGCCGTGCTTCGCTCGGTACCAAGGTTCCTCGTCGAACTCTTGGCGCGCCAGTAGAGCCCGTAGTAGATCAGGCGTCAATCGTGATGCAGGTTCCCGCGATGGCCCGTAGTTGTGGCTGAAAAACGAGAGCTTCATTAAGGAGCTCTACCATCTCGAATCGGCGCTCACCCGTCCCACCCGCTTGGCTCCCAGGCCTCGCTACCGTTGGCACCGGACGCGACCATCGACGGCCCACTGAAGAAGGACCGGCGCCGACCGAGGTCCGAGCAACCGTCGCTGAGGAACCACCAGCGCCTCCTCCTGCCCGCGGATTGGTCCCAGATCGAATAGCCCAGGCGGAGACGTATCAGTCGAGGTGCTTGAAGTTCTCTTGGGAGGCTTGCACTACAAGTGGTAGACCATTAAGAACCGCATTGTGATACGCATCCGCTTCGATGCGCAGTTTGTCGATCGCGTCCAGGACAAGGGTCCCGAAGCCGGGATCGGGCTCAATGGACAGTTCCGATATGCCGAACATTTCCAGCAGTCCACGAACCTTTCCCTGCGTCGCCAACACTATAGGAGCCTTGCCTCCCAAGAGGCCCAGAATTGAGAGATGCATCCTGCCGGTCATGATTACGTCGGCTCGCTCCGTAAGATAACGGATTTGCGCAGGCGGCAAGAGGTCCCCTATCGACCAGCAGCCACCAGACTGGTCGTCTTGCAGAGCATCGAGGAGAGCGGCTTGGGCGGCGACGTCGTCCGCGCCCTCATGGGTGACGTGGGGCAGCAGCAGCACATTGAACCCACGCTCCTGCAGACCGCGAATTATAGAACAATATTCTTCCAACTGGTCTCGTCGCGCCTGCAGCAAGCCGCTGATGTTGACGATGGCACGCGGTCCTGCGGAGCCGAGCCACCGTAGAGCGGTTGGGTCCAGTGGACGCGCGGGGGTTACGTCCAGACTAAACACCAAATCAGCGCCTAGGGCTATTCCTTGAATACCGAGACGCCTAAGGCGTTCATAGGATTCTGGGTCACGTGCCACGATTTCGACGCCCGCCGTACCAGCTTTCGCGGCTGACTTAGCCGCGAGAGCATGTGGCGAGGAGTTCCATGAGAAGCCCAGGACCCTAGTTGCTGCTCCACCTTTCACGCTGAACTCCGCGACAGTCCAGAGCCGCCCGGATGACAATGGAGCGTAGGCTCCGTCCATGACGTCCGCACCTACGATAAGGACAGTGTCCGCTTGGCGAAGGCTCCGGGCCAGCCGCCACCATTCTAGAAAATGACGTGGACTTCGCGAATACAGCAATCGCGGTGAAACGGTCGAGGTTCCAAAGTTTTGTAAATGCTCCTCGCTATACGAGCAGGCAGAGGTGACGATGATATTCCACTCCTCAATATTGGGGAGCTTCGGAATTAAACTCTCTAGCATGGCGACGTCGCCGATATTACCTCCACCTGCGGAGGGAATCAGGATGCCAGTTCCGCACGGGCGCCTTCGGGAGCCGACTCTGGTCCCTAGCAGCATCAATAACCTATCGGCACCAAGAATCACTCGATCGATATTGTTCTTGAGAAAGATCTTCATGAGAACTGGCTATCTCTGCTTTCTTGAGAATGATTCAAACATTTCCCGTGCGTCTCGGCGGTTGCCAGCGGAAAGTGCGGCGGTGATGACCCAAGCGGTAAGGCAAACAGGCAAAGCGCACGCGAGTTGCACCGAAGGGGGAGCGCTACCCACAAAAGGCAAGACTAGGTATCCACTGGCGCCGACGATGAGGGTCGAGACAATCGGCCCAAGGCCCTCTTTGAACATGTTCGCAAAATTGAGAGTGTCTCTCAAGAAGAAGAGTGCGAGAGGCCAAGACAGGATCAGACACAGAGACACCGTGGCGGCCACCTGTATCGCCCCATAGTTGCTAGCGAACGCAATAGCTATAAGTGTCAGGCCTTTGGAGATGAGGTTATAAAGCAGAAGATCGCCAGACCGGCCAGTTGCTAGGAACGTCCAGTAGTTGACAAAGTTGAGTGATTGAAAGAGTCCGCCAATTGCCAAAATCTGCAAGTAAGTGCCGGTGGTAGTCCAAGGCTCTCCAAAGGCGACAATGGCGCCTGAAGGCCCGCATGCGTACAGGGAACCGAAGACCACGGATCCAATCGCCCCGGCCCGCCGCAAGTTTCTACCTACTACAACTGGGAAATGTTCTGTTCCCGCGGTTTTCGCCATGTATGATATTGACATGTTCGTCAGGGGTCCGAAGATCTGCTGTGCAGGCAGGGTCATCAATTGAAATGCACGGTTATAAAGGCCGAGGACGTGTGCGCCGATGCGCCCTCCGATGAGAATCGAATCTATATTGGAACTCGCATAATTGATCATCTGAGCACCGCCCAGTTTAATGCCAAATGTTCCAATATCGTAAATTGACGTGGATCGGTCGAAATTGCCCGGGATTAAGCGTTTTACCGCGAGTAGGCGCAATGCGGTGAGGGCGAAGGCTGAGGTGACCTGCTGTACTACTAGAGACCAGTAGTTCTCCCAAAGATATGCCGTGGCTAGCGCGCAGATGAGCCCTATGGTCGCTGCTAGTGCGTCCGTAATCGCCAGCGTGGGTGCCCGGAAACTACGGGTCAGCGAGACCACGGCTCCCGCCTGCATTCCGTTGAGAAAGAATACTGGAGAAAGTCCAAGAATTACGGGGCCAAGGAGGGCCTGTCCGAGCAACTGTGCCAGTGGGAATGCGGAGAGCGCCACGATTGTGGTGCAGGTGAGTCCAAGGAGTGCATTTGCCCACGCAACCTTATTCTGGCGGTGCTGGCTCAGACTCTGACTTTGAATGGCTGCGGGAGTAAGTCCAGCGTCTCGAATCAATTCGGCAATACCTACCGTCGCGAGAGCTAGGGCAAACACTCCGAAGTCGGTCGGTGTGAGGAGTCGACTGAGGGCCACGAATCCCACGAAAAGACAACCGACTTTGACTACTTGCCCGAGCAGTATCCAAGTTGCGCTGGACAGGCCGGTTGAGGAGGGAAGCGCGGAGCCGATCACTCTTGGCTATCCGAGGAGGGATCCGCGGCGGGAGGCGGCGCGTGCTGCCGCAACAGGAATTCGGTTGCCCGTCTGGGTGACCGCGCTGCGCGGAACTGATCGGGCGGGGTGCCGATGGCAAGAAGCGTGATCACATCTTCGTGATCAGGAATCTCGGCCAAAGTTCGAAGGTCCGTGGATGCTCGGTTCGACATTGACCAATTCAGGAAACATGTCGCTAGACCGTTGAGATGGAGGGCGTTCGCAAAGTTTGCGGCAAACATGCCACCATCAACCCAACGTTGGTTGCGTTCGCCTGGTCCGGCAAAGAGTCTGGTGTCAACAGTAATTATTGCAACCGAAGGGACATGCTCGCCGAAACCGGCGTTTCCATTCTGTCGGCGCAGGATTCCTTGCACCTGTACTGGGTCCGTATACCAGTGCACAAGCCAAGCCTGCCTATTGCATACGGAAGGCGTAAAGCGCGCAAGCCTGACAGCGTCGTAAACAAGACTAGGGTTCACCGTGCCTGCTCCGAAATCTCGGACGCTACGCCGGCTGGTGAGCAGTTGCTCACCTACTTCACGACCGGCTGGCGTTAGCAGCCCGCCCCATACGCGCTGTGCTTCCTGCATGGGTGCGATGACGTCGTGGACGACTCCGCTGGCGTTCCAAGTTGCAAGGGCCGCACGAGCTGTGGCGACATGGTCGGCCAGCGGCGCGTCGTGAGGTATCCCTGTAATTCCAGCCTGGAGTCGAGCGTCGACCGCCTTCGCAAATGGCCGTTTTGGCTGTCGCAGCGACAGCCCTTTCTCAATGCGGTGGTAGTCCTTGGTGAGCTGGGTCTCCGCCGAGCGCCCGCTGCTCGGGTCGAATACGTGATCGTCTGGGGACGCAAAGTGCAGGTGCCGTAGTGTGTCGCGAGCCCCCTCGACCAGAATGAGTAGCCTCTGTCGCTGGACCTTCAAGCGGCGCTGCAGTTGCTCGGGGAGTAGCCCCTTCATCGAATCCTTCATGAATCCCCCTGCACTCTTCACGGGACCCAGCAGATGCCGGATCAGCTGCCGCTGTTGATCATGCCTGCCCCTACAGTCACGCCTGTGGCCTCATCGATCAGGATGAATGAACCCGTCGTCCGATTCTTGGAATACGGGTCGCACAGCAGTGGCACCGTGGTGCGCAGCTGCACTCGCCCGATCTCGTTGAGACCAAGCTCCTTGGTGTCCTGGTCACGGTGCAGGCTGTTGACGTCCAAGCGGTACTGGATGTCCTTGACCAGAGCGCGTGCGGAACGGGTGGTGTGCTTGATTGCCAGCTTCTGACGCGGGCGCAGCGGCTCGTTGGTCATCCAGCAGACCATCGCGTCGATGTCCTGGCTCGGCTTCGGCGCGTTGTTGATCCGGGCGATCATGTCGCCGCGGCTAACGTCTACGTCGTCAGCCAGACGCACGGTCACCGACATGGGCGGGAATGCCTCGGTGATCTCACGGTCGAACAGGTCGATGGCCTCGATGGTCGAGGTCATGCCGCTGGGCAGCACGACGACCTCGTCTCCTGGCTTCAGCACGCCGCCGGCCACCATGCCGGCGTAGCCGCGGTAGTCGTGGTACTCATCCGACTTGGGCCGCACGACGTACTGCACCGGGAAACGGACGTCCTGGAGATCGCGGTCCGAGGCGACGTGGACGTGCTCGAGGTGATGCATCAGCGTCGGGCCGTGGTACCAGGGGGTGTTCTCGCTGCGCGTCACCACGTTGTCGCCCTGGAGCGCCGAGATCGGGATGACCTCGAGGTCGGGGATGTTTAGCTTGGTGGCGAACGCGGTGAACTCGTTGTGGATGCGCTCGTAGACCTTCTCGTCCCAGTCGACGAGGTCCATCTTGTTAACCGCCAGCACCAGGTGCGGCACCCGCAGCAGAGACAGCAGCACCGCGTGGCGGCGAGACTGCTCGGTCAGGCCGTGACGGGCGTCGACCAGCACCAGGCCCAGGTCGGCGGTGGAGGCACCGGTGACCATGTTGCGGGTGTACTGAATGTGGCCGGGGGTGTCGGCGATGATGAACTTGCGCGACGGGGTCGCGAAGTAGCGGTAGGCGACATCGATGGTGATGCCCTGCTCCCGCTCCGAGCGCAGACCATCGGTGAGCAGCGCCAAGTCGGTGTAGTCGTAGCCCTTGGACTTCGACGTCGACTCGACCGACTCCAGCTGGTCCTCGAAGATCGACTTGGAGTCCAGCAGCAGCCGACCGATCAGGGTCGACTTGCCATCGTCCACCGAGCCAGCGGTGGCGAAGCGCAGCAGGTCCATCTGCGCGCGCCCCTCATGCTTCTCGGCGACGGGAGAGATCTCGGGGCTCATCAGAAGTAGCCTTCCTTCTTGCGGTCTTCCATGGCCGCCTCGGAGAACCGGTCATCACCACGGGTCGCGCCGCGCTCGGTGACCCGGGCGATCGCGATCTCGTCGATGATCTCGGCGGTGGTGGCTGCAGAACTCTCGACGCAGCCGGTCAGCGTCATGTCGCCGACGGTGCGGAAGCGGACCGTCTTGGTCTCGATCTTCTCCTCGCCCTTGGGCTGCACGGCGTCGGAGGCTGAGAGCAGCATGCCGTCGCGCTCGATGACCTTGCGCTGGTGGGAGAAGTAGATCGAGGGGATCTCGATCTGCTCCTGGTGGATGTAGTGCCAGATGTCCAGCTCGGTCCAGTTGGACAGCGGGAAGATGCGCATGTGCTCACCAGAGTGGATGCGCCCGTTGTAGAGGCTCCACAGCTCGGGACGCTGCATCTTGGGGTCCCACTGGCCGAACTCGTCGCGGTGGGAGTAGACGCGCTCCTTGGCGCGGGCCTTCTCCTCGTCCCGGCGACCGCCACCGAAGGCGGCAGTGAAGCCCTCCTTCTCGATGGCGTTGAGCAGAGTGCCGATCTGGAGGCGGTTCCGCGAGGTCTTGCCGTCGTCCACGACGACGCCCTCCGCGATCGCGTCGTCGACGCTCGCCACGACCATCCGCACGCCGAGGCGGTCCACCCAGGAGTCGCGACACGCGAGCACCTCGGGGAAGTCGAAGCCGGTGTCGACCTGCAGCATCGGGAAGGGGATCTTGGCCGGGTGGAAGGCCTTCTCCGCGAGGCGGAGCATCACGATGGAGTCCTTGCCGCCGGAGAACATCAGCACCGGCTTCTCGAACTCTGCAGCGACCTCACGGAAGATGTGGATCGACTCCGCCTCAAGCTGGTCAAGCTGACTCAGCTGGTAGTCGGCGTGGGTTTGGGTCATGACTGACTGGGGCCTCTCGTCGGGACAGCAGCCCACATGCTAGCCGGGTGTGCGGGGGAGACCGACATCCCGGGCCGGGCGTGGCCGCCAGCGTGTTTTTGCCCACACCTGTCCCACTTAGTGACAGATCATATGCACGATCCAAAGAGATCGGGTTAGGGTGCTGGCTCAGCCAGTGCCGCAAGGCGCATACAGACTTCGACGCCTTTCATTGGGGGAGACGTTCACATGAAGAAGATCATTGCCAGCCTCGCGTTCGCAGGCATCCTGTCCACCGGGTTCGCGGGCGCTGCCCACGCCGGGCCCTACACCGGGACGGTCCCGACCGACACCGAGGTGACCGCTCCCGTGGTCATCCGTGTCAACAAGCCCGTCAAGATCAAGGTTGAAATCGACGTCGCCGGCAACGGCAAGCCGAAGGGCACGGTGACCTTCGTGGTTCGCAAGCCCAACGGCAAGGTCGTCAAGCGCGTGACCAAGGAATACACCAAGGGCCAGCGCTTCAGCGTGGGCAAGCTGGCCAAGGGCAAGTACAAGGTCCGGGTGAAGTTCGCCCCGAAGAACAAGAACTCCGCCTACAAGAAGTCGAACTCGCTCGTGAAGTTCAAGGTCGGCAAGTGACCTACTGACTCGCAGAGTCATCTCAGAAGGCCTCGTCCCCTCCGGGAGACGGGGCCTTCTGGCTACTCTGGCCACCCTTCGAACTAGCCGAGGACCCTCTGTGACCCTGCGTCGTGCTCTGTCTGCTGTTGCCGTTCTCCTCATCGCCGTCGCCGCGTATGCCGGCTGGACCGCGTGGCAGATCAAGGGCGACCTGGAGGGAGCGGAGTCCAGCGCGCGGGAACTCCAGGACGCGCTCAGTGCCAATAGCCGGGATGCCGCCGAGGCCGCCGCAAGCGACCTGCGCAGGGACAGCAGGAGTGCGGAGGAGCGGTCCGACGGGGTGGTGTGGTCCGCCCTCACCTACTTCCCGACGGTCGGCGACGATGCCGAAGGAGTGCGAGCCGTCTCCCGGTCGCTCTCCACTCTTTCCGAGGAAGCGGTGCCGTCCCTGCTCGACACCGCCGACCTGTTGGACCAGGTGAGTGCCGGCGAGGGGGTCGACATCAAGGCGTTGAATCAACTCGTGTCGCCGGTCAGTGGTGCCTCGATCGCGTTGTCCGCGGCCGCCGAGCACGTCACCGGGGTATCGAGCGACGGCTTCTTCGGCACGCTGAAGGACCCCTACCAGGAGTACGTCGGCCTGCTCACCAGCGCAGAAAGCGCATTTGCCGCTGCGGCACCTGCCACGGAGCTGCTTCCGGGGATGTTCGGCGACTCGGGTGAGCGGGACTACCTGTTGATCTTTCAGAACAACGCCGAGATTCGGGCCACGGGCGGACTGCCCGGGGCATGGGCTCACGTGCGAACCAACGAGGGCCGGGTCGCCTTGGTGGAGCAGGGGTCAGGAGGAACCGACTTCCCGGAACTCGCGCGGCCCGTGCTCCCGCTCTCGGCCGAGGAGCGGGAGGTGTACGACGTGCAGCTGGGGACGTACTTCCTGGACGCCAACTTCACGCCTCACTTCCCCCGGGCGGCGGATCTGTGGCGTGCCCGCTTTGAGAAGGAGCGCGACGCCGAGCTGGACGGGGTGATCGCCCTCGACACCGTGGCGCTGTCCTACCTGCTCAAGGGCACGGGACCCGTCACGGCGGACGGCGTGACGGTGAACAGCGAGAACGTCGTGGACGAGTTGCTGCACGAGACCTATCGCGAGCTGCCGGACCCCGCAGAGCAGGACGCACGCTTCCAGGCGATGGCGCTGGCGATTTTCGACGCGGTCACGGGCAAGCCGAGGTCGGCGATGGACCTGGCGCAGGGGTTCGGTCGGGCAGGGCGCGAGGGGCGCTTCCTGGTGCACTCGTTCGATCCCCAAGAACAATCGGTGCTCGACGGCACCGCGGTGGCCGGTGAGCTTGAGGACGAGTCAACCGAGCGCCCTGTGGTCGACGTCGCACTCAACGACGTCACGGGCGCCAAGATGTCCTACTACCTGCGCCACGACGTCGAGGTGCGGGCGGAGTCCTGCCAGGAGGGCGTCCAGTCCCTGTCGGCCCAAATGCGCATTGGTTCCACGATCTCCCAGGATGAGGTGGCAGATCTGCCGCCCTACATCTCGGGCGCCGGCATCTTCGGCACGGAGCCCGGGTCCCAGTTGGTGTGGCTCCGGATCTACGGCCCCGTAGGTGGAGAGATCACCGACGTCCGGTTCGACGGGGAGCCGGAGGATCTGGAGACGGTGCTTCTCAACGGGCGCCCGGTGGCCAGCATGGTGACGGAGCTCAGCCCCACCAAGAATGTTGACATCTCTTGGCGCATGACCACGGATGAGGGGCAGACCGGAGCTGGCACGGTGGGAGTTACTCCGAGCATCGTCTCGGGCAACGCGGACACCGAGTTCGCGTCCGCCTGCTAAGGCGTCCCTCGGTCAGCGCCGCCGGTTGCGGCTCTTGGGCTTGACGACTACTTCCGCGTCGGGCGCGTAGCCGTAGCCGTAGCCGTAGCCGTAGCCGTAGCCCGACGAGCCCTTGCGTCGCGGGACCATGTTGATCACCAGACCGACGACCCGACCGCCGACAGCATCGAGTCGCTCCACCGCGTGCGCGAGCTGCTCCTTGGTGGTGCTTCCGTGTCGCACCACCAGCAGGGCACCGTCGGCCTGCGCGCCGATCAGGGCGGCGTCGGTGACCGGCAGCAGCGGCGGCGCGTCCAGGATCACCAGGTCGAAGCGGCTGCGCAGCTCGGTCAGCAGGTCGGCCATCGCCTGGGACTGGAGCAGCTCCGACGGGTTCGGCGGGATGGCGCCGCTGGCCAGCACGGAGAGGCTGTACTTCTCCTCGTACTGGAGGGCGTCGTCGAGCGACACCTTGCCCACCAGGACCGTGGTGAGACCGATCTCCTTGTCCATGTGCAGCGCTTCGGTGAGCTTGGGGCGGCGCAGGTCCGCCTCCACCAGCACCACCTTGAGACCCGTCTGGGCGCTGGTGAGCGCCAAGTTGACCGAGGTAGAGGTCTTGCCCTCGCCGGGGAGTGAGCTGGAGACCACGTAGACCCGGCCCTGGCCCTCCTTGTCCACGTCGACGAACTGCATGTTCGTGCGGAGCACCCGGAACGCCTCCACCCGGGGGCATGCGGCTCGAGTGAGGTGACGAGGGGCTTCTTGGGGGTAGCACTGTCGAAGGCGATCGATCCCAGCACCGGCGCGGACCCGAACTCGACCGCCTGCTCGCTGGTCTTGATGGTGTTGTCCAGCACCTCGCGGAGCACCGCGATGCCGAGACCCAGGAGGAGCCCCAGGACGCCGGCGAGGCCGTAGTTGCGTAGCGGTTGAGGGGAGACGGGGCTGTCCTCGAAGGAAGCGTCGTCCACGACCGTCGCCTTCACAGGAGCGCGTTCATCACCGGAGGGCGTCTCGAGAGTCCGGATCAGGTCCTGGAGCTCCTCCACGTAGGCCTGGGCCAGGGTCTGAGCGGCCCGCGGATCGGGGTCGGTGACGGTCACCGAAAGGATTACGGTCTCCGGCACCACGGTCGCCTCGACCCGTTCCGGCAGGTCCCGGATCTCGTCCTCGCTCAGATCGAGCCGCTGACCCACCATTTCGGCGAGCTCGCGACCGCCCACTAGGTCGGCGTAGGAGGTGACTCGCTGAGTGGCGAAGAGGTTGCCCTGATAGGCCTGAGAGTTGTCAGACTGACTCGTGGAGACGAAGAGTCGCGCCGACGACGCGTACTGCGGCGTCGCGTTCAGCGTGAGCACGGCGGCCAGCGCGAGGGCTACGGCCACCGTGCCGAGGATGAACATCCAGCGGCGCTGGACGATGCGCCAGTAGTCGCGGAGTTCCACGAGTCCCCATTCGTTAGAGTGCGATCGGCGCTCAGCCTAACCGGGTGTGTTCTTTTTCATCCCAACCAGGCCCGGTCGATACGTCGGGTCCTCCAGTTGGGCGACCGTCGGTGAGCCGAACATCGGCAGGCCGGTGGTGCGCCGGACCAGGCCCCACACGAGCGGCACCAGCACCACCATGGCCAGGCCGACGCCCGCCACCAGCATGGGCGAGGTCTGGTCCTCGCCGGCACCGAGTGGCGCCCAGCCGGCCTTGTCGAGCAGCGCGACCCCCGACATGGTGAGCACCACGACGATGCCGCGGCGGATGAACGACTGCGGCACCCGGGGCGCGATCTTGCTGCCGATGAGGGTGCCCGGCACCGAGCCCAGGATCAGCGGGATGGTGACGCCCCAGTCGAGACCGTGCAGTGCGATGTTGGAGATGGCGGCCGCCAGCACCAGTGGTACTGCCTGCACCAGGTCGGTGCCGACCAGCTTCACCGCGGAGAGCCCGGGATAGAGCATCAGCAGGGCGATCATGATGACGGAGCCGGAGCCGACGCTCGTGACGCCGACGAGCAGGCCGCCCAGTGCGCCGACCACCAGCGTGGGGAGGGGACGGATCGTCGGGTTGTTGTCGTCCACGTGGGTGCCGCTGCGTACCCGGCGGAGCTGGATGTAGAGGCGCAGTGCATAGGTCGCGGCCGCGAAGAGCAGCGCGAAGCCGATGCAGAGCTTCAGGGTTTCGTCCAGGTCTTCAGGGGTGTCGGTGACCCAGGAGACCAGGTGTGGGCCGAGCAGCGCCATGGGTACCGAGCCGATGATCAGCCACTTGGCCAGCTGGAGGTTGGGTGAGCCCTCACGCTTGTGGACGATCGCACCGCCGGTCTTGTAGACCGCGGCGGCCGTGAGGTCTGCGGTGACCACCGTGGCGGTCTCGCCGACCCCGAGGAAGATGAGGGCTGGCGTCATCAGGGCGCCCCCGCCCATGCCGGTGAGACCGACGATGATCCCGACGAAGAAGCCGGCGGCCAGGATTGCGAAGAAGGTGGCGGTGAGCCAGTCCATCAGCGGGTCTCTCCAGTCAGAGCGGGGATCACGGTCTCGAGCAGGGCGGTGATGCGCTGTCCGGCTTCGGCTGAAGCCTGGGGGCCACGGCGGTAAGGATCGGCGATGTCGTGCTCCGGGCGGGCAGCGCCACGCTGGCGGCCGAGACTTTCGATGAGGTCGCGACCGTGCAGGTCGCTGCCCCCAGCGACCTCGGCGAACTGGCCGAGGGTGAAGACCTTGCGGAAGGCCTGGGGGTGCTCCTCCAGCAGGTAGGTGCGGTGGGTGGACTCGGCGGTCAGCACCAGGTCGGCGTCGTCGATCAGGTCCCGCGTCACCGGACGGCTGGCGAAGTCGTCGTGCTCCACTGCCGGGGCTAGGACTGCGGCCATCTCGCCGTCGAGCGCGTGGTCCTTGAAACCGTGGGTGCCGGCGCTGGAGAACTCGATGTCGGTGCGGTCTCCGGCCAGGTGACGCGCCGTGACCTCCATGAAGGCGGAGCGGCAGATGTTGGCGGTGCACACGAACAGCACCTTCAACGGCTCGCGATCGGTCTCCCGGAGGTCCAGGTGGCCGGTCTTCGCAAGGGCGACCAGCACGTCGTCGAGGGCGTCCTCGATGCTGCGGCCGGTGGTGTCCACCCGGACGGCGGCGTCCGTCGGCTCCTCGTAGGGCGAGGAGATGCCGGTGAACTCTGGGATCTCACCGCGACGCGCTTTGGCGTAGAGGCCCTTGCGGTCCCGGCGCTCGCACTCCTCCAGCGGGGTGGCGACGTGCACCAGGAAGAACTCGCCTCCGGCCTGCTCGACCATCTCGCGGACCTGCTGGCGCGTCTCGTCGAACGGGGCGATCGGACTCACGATGGCCACGCCGCCGTGACGGGCGATCTCGGCGGCAACCCAGCCGATGCGGCGGATGTTGGTCTCCCGGTCGGCCTTGGAGAACGTGAGCCCGGCCGAGAGGTTGCGGCGGACCACATCGCCGTCGAGGCTGGTGACGGTCCGTTCGCCCTGCTCCAGCACCTTGTCCATCAGCGCCCGAGCCAGCGTGGACTTGCCGCTGCCGGACAGTCCGGTGAAGAAGAGCACCAGCCCCTGCTGGCCCGGACCCGGCCGGTCGAAGTCGACGATGTCGGCGATCTCTTCAGGGTAGTCAGCTAGGGGGTCGTCGTCGGAGACGGAGGTCAGTCCGGTGACCGGATCGCCCTGGGCATAGTTGCCGACCACCTGGACGCCGAGGTCGTGATCGGCTACCGCGTCTCCGTGGGCGGCCAGCGGGACCACGACGACGGCGGCGTCCGGAAGAAGTCCGGCCGCGGCGATCGTGGCGCGGATCAGCCCCACCGGGGAGAGCGTCGGCGTGCCGGTGCCGGCCAGGGCCAGCAGGACGAGGGGTCCCAGGTCGGCGAGCTCCTCCAGCTGTCCGACCGTGAGGGCGTCGGTCACCGGGACGAAGGTGCGTCCGGCGTACTGCTGGCGGACCTGTGCCGGGGTCAGGTAGAGGTTGCGGAACGGACCGAACTGGGGGTGCGAGAGCGGAGTGACGGCGCCCTGGGACGCGATCGCGAGGGGCAGACCCTCGGGGTCGACGAGCTCCACCGCGTCCAGATCCTTCAGTGCCTCGGGCAGGGCGAGCGTCACCGCGCTTCCCGGCTCGTTGAAGCCGGTCAGCGGCGCCAGAGCGCCGGAGAGCAGCAGCTCGAGGTCGTCGAGCTCGACCGGGGTCGGGCAGTGCTGGGGCAGCGAAGAGGCGGACACGGCCGACATCCTCTCAAAGTCGAGTGACTAACCTGACCAGCATGTCTGCACCAGTCGTCGTTGCCGAAATCGTTCGCTCCGGATTCGTCGAGGGGCACCACTACGGTTCAGTGGTCGCGCTGGCCGCCGACGGGACCCCGGAGTGGTCCGTGGGCGCGGTCGACGTCCCGATCCTGCCGCGGTCGTGCAACAAGCCGATCCAGGCCCTCGCCATGGTGCGACTCGGGCTGGACCTGCCGCCCGAGCTCCTGGCGCTCTCCAGCGCCTCGCACTCGGGGGAGCCGTTCCACATCGACGGTGTACGCCGCAT containing:
- a CDS encoding polysaccharide pyruvyl transferase family protein; amino-acid sequence: MKIFLKNNIDRVILGADRLLMLLGTRVGSRRRPCGTGILIPSAGGGNIGDVAMLESLIPKLPNIEEWNIIVTSACSYSEEHLQNFGTSTVSPRLLYSRSPRHFLEWWRLARSLRQADTVLIVGADVMDGAYAPLSSGRLWTVAEFSVKGGAATRVLGFSWNSSPHALAAKSAAKAGTAGVEIVARDPESYERLRRLGIQGIALGADLVFSLDVTPARPLDPTALRWLGSAGPRAIVNISGLLQARRDQLEEYCSIIRGLQERGFNVLLLPHVTHEGADDVAAQAALLDALQDDQSGGCWSIGDLLPPAQIRYLTERADVIMTGRMHLSILGLLGGKAPIVLATQGKVRGLLEMFGISELSIEPDPGFGTLVLDAIDKLRIEADAYHNAVLNGLPLVVQASQENFKHLD
- a CDS encoding oligosaccharide flippase family protein; this encodes MIGSALPSSTGLSSATWILLGQVVKVGCLFVGFVALSRLLTPTDFGVFALALATVGIAELIRDAGLTPAAIQSQSLSQHRQNKVAWANALLGLTCTTIVALSAFPLAQLLGQALLGPVILGLSPVFFLNGMQAGAVVSLTRSFRAPTLAITDALAATIGLICALATAYLWENYWSLVVQQVTSAFALTALRLLAVKRLIPGNFDRSTSIYDIGTFGIKLGGAQMINYASSNIDSILIGGRIGAHVLGLYNRAFQLMTLPAQQIFGPLTNMSISYMAKTAGTEHFPVVVGRNLRRAGAIGSVVFGSLYACGPSGAIVAFGEPWTTTGTYLQILAIGGLFQSLNFVNYWTFLATGRSGDLLLYNLISKGLTLIAIAFASNYGAIQVAATVSLCLILSWPLALFFLRDTLNFANMFKEGLGPIVSTLIVGASGYLVLPFVGSAPPSVQLACALPVCLTAWVITAALSAGNRRDAREMFESFSRKQR
- a CDS encoding nitroreductase family protein — its product is MKDSMKGLLPEQLQRRLKVQRQRLLILVEGARDTLRHLHFASPDDHVFDPSSGRSAETQLTKDYHRIEKGLSLRQPKRPFAKAVDARLQAGITGIPHDAPLADHVATARAALATWNASGVVHDVIAPMQEAQRVWGGLLTPAGREVGEQLLTSRRSVRDFGAGTVNPSLVYDAVRLARFTPSVCNRQAWLVHWYTDPVQVQGILRRQNGNAGFGEHVPSVAIITVDTRLFAGPGERNQRWVDGGMFAANFANALHLNGLATCFLNWSMSNRASTDLRTLAEIPDHEDVITLLAIGTPPDQFRAARSPRRATEFLLRQHAPPPAADPSSDSQE
- the cysN gene encoding sulfate adenylyltransferase subunit CysN, which encodes MSPEISPVAEKHEGRAQMDLLRFATAGSVDDGKSTLIGRLLLDSKSIFEDQLESVESTSKSKGYDYTDLALLTDGLRSEREQGITIDVAYRYFATPSRKFIIADTPGHIQYTRNMVTGASTADLGLVLVDARHGLTEQSRRHAVLLSLLRVPHLVLAVNKMDLVDWDEKVYERIHNEFTAFATKLNIPDLEVIPISALQGDNVVTRSENTPWYHGPTLMHHLEHVHVASDRDLQDVRFPVQYVVRPKSDEYHDYRGYAGMVAGGVLKPGDEVVVLPSGMTSTIEAIDLFDREITEAFPPMSVTVRLADDVDVSRGDMIARINNAPKPSQDIDAMVCWMTNEPLRPRQKLAIKHTTRSARALVKDIQYRLDVNSLHRDQDTKELGLNEIGRVQLRTTVPLLCDPYSKNRTTGSFILIDEATGVTVGAGMINSGS
- the cysD gene encoding sulfate adenylyltransferase subunit CysD, with translation MTQTHADYQLSQLDQLEAESIHIFREVAAEFEKPVLMFSGGKDSIVMLRLAEKAFHPAKIPFPMLQVDTGFDFPEVLACRDSWVDRLGVRMVVASVDDAIAEGVVVDDGKTSRNRLQIGTLLNAIEKEGFTAAFGGGRRDEEKARAKERVYSHRDEFGQWDPKMQRPELWSLYNGRIHSGEHMRIFPLSNWTELDIWHYIHQEQIEIPSIYFSHQRKVIERDGMLLSASDAVQPKGEEKIETKTVRFRTVGDMTLTGCVESSAATTAEIIDEIAIARVTERGATRGDDRFSEAAMEDRKKEGYF